Proteins encoded within one genomic window of Candidatus Brevundimonas colombiensis:
- a CDS encoding HAD family hydrolase: MTGTPAAFLDRDGVLIEDCGYPHRPEDLKLTPGVAAAVRRMNQAGYHTVIVTNQAGVARGLFDEAQMHAFNTLLVEALAEQGAVIDAVYACPFHADAVEARYRHADHPDRKPNPGMLIRAIAEHGLDPARSFIIGDQPTDIEAGRRAGVKGFLFTGGDLDDFVRETVGL; the protein is encoded by the coding sequence ATGACCGGAACACCCGCCGCCTTTCTGGATCGCGACGGCGTCCTGATCGAGGATTGCGGCTATCCGCATCGGCCTGAGGATCTGAAGCTGACGCCCGGCGTGGCGGCGGCCGTGCGCCGGATGAACCAGGCGGGGTATCACACCGTCATCGTCACCAATCAGGCGGGCGTGGCTCGCGGGCTGTTCGACGAAGCGCAGATGCACGCCTTCAACACCCTGCTGGTGGAAGCCCTGGCTGAACAGGGCGCGGTCATCGACGCGGTCTATGCCTGCCCTTTCCATGCCGATGCGGTCGAGGCGCGCTATCGCCATGCCGACCACCCGGACCGAAAGCCCAATCCCGGAATGCTGATCCGCGCCATCGCCGAACACGGTCTGGACCCCGCCCGCAGCTTCATCATCGGGGACCAGCCCACCGACATCGAGGCGGGGCGGCGGGCAGGGGTGAAGGGCTTTCTGTTCACAGGCGGCGATCTGGATGATTTCGTGCGCGAGACCGTCGGACTGTAA
- a CDS encoding AGE family epimerase/isomerase, whose protein sequence is MIALAAAQTRVSNWLFDHALPLWAERGVDAGGRFFEQLDFDGRPVLGQRRRTRVQARQIYVFCEAVALGWEAGRGVAQAGLDCLIASGRRDDGLWIGATDDSGAATDAAPDLYDLAFVMFALAAAHRVLGDPRARPLALETLAAIEARMAAPHGGWHEALPPRLPRRQNPHMHMLEAMLAWQATAPDAAFAAAADVSLDLCRRRFTVDGAIREYFGADWRLDPQNGQVIEPGHLEEWAWLLRQGGPLDPAAAATAETLHRRAVTQGLRDGFLIREIDPSGAALDAGRRLWAQTEAVRTGLSFEDAGVADLIHRILDTHLATDTPGLWIDAYEADGRSNDRAAPASSLYHLMTAFSELLRLDT, encoded by the coding sequence ATGATCGCCCTCGCCGCCGCACAGACCAGGGTCTCCAACTGGCTGTTCGACCATGCCCTGCCATTGTGGGCCGAACGCGGCGTGGACGCTGGCGGCCGCTTTTTCGAACAGCTGGATTTCGACGGGCGCCCCGTCCTGGGCCAGCGTCGGCGCACGCGCGTGCAGGCGCGCCAGATCTATGTCTTCTGCGAGGCCGTCGCCTTGGGCTGGGAGGCTGGGCGTGGCGTGGCCCAGGCGGGGCTGGATTGCCTGATCGCCAGCGGACGACGCGACGACGGGCTGTGGATCGGCGCGACGGACGACAGCGGCGCGGCGACGGATGCGGCGCCCGATCTGTATGACTTGGCGTTCGTGATGTTCGCTTTGGCCGCCGCGCACCGCGTGCTGGGCGATCCGCGCGCGCGTCCCCTGGCGCTTGAGACCCTCGCGGCGATCGAGGCGCGGATGGCCGCGCCGCACGGCGGATGGCACGAAGCCCTGCCGCCGCGCCTGCCGCGCCGTCAGAACCCGCACATGCACATGCTGGAGGCCATGCTGGCCTGGCAGGCGACGGCGCCCGATGCGGCGTTCGCGGCGGCGGCGGACGTCTCGCTGGATCTGTGTCGGCGTCGCTTCACGGTCGATGGCGCGATCCGCGAATATTTCGGGGCCGACTGGCGGCTCGATCCGCAGAACGGTCAGGTGATCGAGCCGGGTCACCTGGAGGAATGGGCCTGGCTGCTGCGTCAGGGCGGGCCGTTGGACCCCGCCGCCGCAGCGACCGCCGAGACGCTTCATCGTCGCGCGGTGACGCAAGGCCTTCGCGACGGCTTTTTGATTCGTGAGATCGATCCGTCAGGCGCAGCCCTCGACGCCGGTCGGCGCTTGTGGGCCCAGACCGAAGCAGTGCGGACAGGTCTGAGCTTCGAGGACGCAGGCGTGGCGGATCTGATTCACCGCATTCTGGACACCCATCTGGCGACCGATACGCCCGGCCTTTGGATCGACGCCTATGAGGCGGACGGGCGATCCAACGACCGCGCGGCGCCGGCTTCCAGCCTCTATCATCTGATGACCGCGTTTTCCGAACTGCTGAGACTAGACACATGA
- a CDS encoding DegT/DnrJ/EryC1/StrS aminotransferase family protein, with product MIPFIDLQAQRLRLAGRIEAAVQDAVVGGAWVMGPQVRQFEADLAAFGHAKHALGCANGTDALALPLMAWGVGRGDAVFVPSFTFAATAEVVPWFDAEPVFVDVDADTYNMDPAALDRAIAAIKAEGRLTPRVVIAVDLFGQPADYAAIKTICDKHGLKLISDSAQGFGCTIDGDHPLKWADVTTTSFFPAKPLGCYGDGGAVLTNDEELAQLMDSVRVHGKAVAVDLKDRSFDHDPKYLNMRIGLNSRLDTIQAAVLIEKLKVFSQEIEWRNAAAARYNEGLRPHVAKVPDVPKGNISNWAQYTIEHPNRDGLAAHLKEQGVPTAVYYPIPLHLQPAYEHYPRGAGGLPVTERLKDVVVSLPMHSDLDEATQAKVIAAVASFKG from the coding sequence ATGATTCCCTTCATCGACCTTCAGGCCCAGCGCCTGCGTCTCGCCGGCAGGATCGAGGCCGCCGTTCAGGACGCCGTCGTCGGCGGCGCCTGGGTCATGGGTCCGCAGGTGCGCCAGTTCGAGGCCGATCTCGCCGCCTTCGGCCACGCCAAACACGCCTTGGGCTGCGCCAACGGCACCGACGCCCTGGCCCTGCCGCTGATGGCCTGGGGCGTGGGACGCGGCGACGCGGTCTTCGTGCCCAGCTTCACCTTCGCCGCCACCGCCGAGGTCGTACCCTGGTTCGACGCCGAACCGGTGTTCGTCGATGTGGACGCCGACACCTACAACATGGATCCGGCCGCGCTGGACCGCGCCATCGCGGCGATCAAGGCCGAGGGTCGTCTGACCCCGCGCGTGGTCATCGCCGTGGACCTGTTCGGCCAGCCCGCCGACTATGCGGCGATCAAGACTATCTGCGACAAGCATGGGCTGAAGCTGATCTCGGATTCGGCGCAGGGCTTCGGCTGCACCATCGACGGCGACCATCCGCTGAAATGGGCCGACGTCACCACCACCAGCTTCTTCCCGGCCAAGCCGCTGGGCTGCTACGGCGACGGCGGGGCGGTGCTCACCAATGACGAGGAACTGGCCCAGCTGATGGATTCCGTCCGCGTCCACGGCAAGGCCGTCGCGGTGGACCTGAAGGACCGTAGCTTCGACCACGACCCCAAATATCTGAACATGCGCATCGGCCTGAACAGCCGTCTGGACACGATCCAGGCCGCCGTGCTGATCGAAAAGCTGAAGGTCTTCAGCCAGGAGATCGAATGGCGAAACGCCGCCGCCGCCCGCTATAATGAGGGCCTGCGCCCCCATGTCGCCAAGGTTCCAGACGTGCCCAAAGGCAATATCTCCAACTGGGCGCAATATACGATCGAACACCCAAACCGCGATGGTCTGGCCGCACATCTGAAGGAACAGGGCGTGCCGACGGCGGTTTATTATCCGATCCCGCTGCACCTGCAGCCCGCCTATGAGCATTATCCGCGCGGCGCGGGCGGCCTGCCCGTGACCGAACGGCTGAAGGACGTAGTCGTCAGCCTGCCGATGCATTCGGATCTGGACGAGGCGACGCAAGCCAAAGTCATCGCCGCCGTCGCTTCGTTCAAAGGCTGA
- a CDS encoding Gfo/Idh/MocA family oxidoreductase: MPNTAPLKIGVAGVGVMGRNHARVASEMREFELTTIFDPDAVTAEGVAAAYDASPVTTAQAFVDAGLDAAVVATPNRFHAEVGVALLEKGVHVLVEKPIAATVADAQRMIDAAKANDRVLMVGQVERFNPAVETVKRAVADDEIISIQITRVGPFPPRMGEVGVVIDLAVHDIDIIRHLTGAEITEVQPQLARTRADREDTALLQFRLDNGVIAHITTNWVTPYKTRTLQVATKTKFIVADLITRQVTEYFGQQPDGSYSTRMLNSWPAEPLRKELEAFARAITTGETAAVTGEDGLRNLEVALRCLGEA, encoded by the coding sequence ATGCCGAACACCGCCCCCCTCAAGATCGGCGTCGCCGGCGTCGGCGTCATGGGCCGCAACCATGCGCGCGTCGCCTCTGAAATGCGCGAGTTCGAGTTGACGACCATCTTCGACCCCGACGCCGTGACGGCCGAGGGTGTCGCCGCCGCCTATGACGCATCGCCGGTCACGACGGCCCAGGCCTTCGTCGACGCCGGACTGGACGCCGCCGTCGTCGCCACGCCCAACCGTTTCCACGCCGAAGTCGGGGTGGCCCTGCTGGAAAAGGGCGTCCACGTCCTGGTCGAAAAGCCCATCGCCGCCACTGTCGCCGACGCCCAGCGCATGATCGACGCGGCCAAGGCCAATGATCGCGTCCTGATGGTCGGCCAGGTCGAACGCTTCAATCCGGCGGTCGAAACGGTCAAGCGCGCCGTCGCCGATGACGAGATCATCTCCATCCAGATCACCCGCGTCGGCCCCTTCCCGCCCCGCATGGGCGAGGTCGGGGTGGTCATCGACCTGGCCGTCCATGACATCGACATCATCCGCCATCTGACCGGCGCCGAAATCACCGAGGTCCAGCCGCAACTGGCCCGCACCCGCGCCGACCGCGAGGACACGGCCCTGCTGCAGTTCCGTCTGGACAACGGCGTGATCGCCCACATCACGACCAACTGGGTCACGCCCTACAAGACCCGCACGCTTCAGGTCGCGACCAAGACCAAATTCATCGTCGCCGATCTGATCACGCGCCAGGTGACCGAGTATTTCGGCCAGCAGCCGGACGGCTCCTATTCCACGCGTATGCTGAACAGTTGGCCTGCCGAACCGCTGAGGAAAGAACTGGAAGCCTTCGCCCGCGCCATCACCACCGGCGAAACGGCGGCCGTGACCGGCGAGGACGGCCTGCGCAATCTGGAGGTCGCCCTGCGCTGCCTGGGCGAAGCCTGA
- the xth gene encoding exodeoxyribonuclease III, with protein MTLRLATWNINSVRLRIDQVARFVQERAPDVLMLQEIKCTTDQFPRAAFEAMGLPHLRVLGQKGWHGVAIASRLPIEDSETFQVCKLGHARCVSASVAGIDIQNFYIPAGGDIPDRALNPKFDHKMDFYEQLTEIVARQDKSRPLVMAGDFNIAPGEGDVFNHRYMSKIVSHTPIEVETLNRLQATGGFADVLRDRFPEPQKLASWWSYRAADFRKSNRGLRLDHIWTSPGLTPAVVKDTARIHDDVREWERPSDHAPVTVDLDV; from the coding sequence ATGACCCTTCGCCTCGCCACCTGGAACATCAACTCCGTCCGCCTGCGCATCGACCAGGTCGCCCGTTTCGTTCAGGAACGCGCGCCCGACGTCCTGATGCTGCAGGAGATCAAATGCACCACGGACCAGTTTCCGCGAGCCGCCTTCGAGGCGATGGGCCTGCCGCACCTGCGCGTTCTGGGACAAAAGGGCTGGCACGGCGTGGCCATCGCCAGCCGCCTGCCGATCGAGGACAGCGAGACGTTCCAGGTCTGCAAACTGGGCCACGCCCGGTGCGTCTCGGCCAGCGTCGCCGGGATCGACATCCAGAACTTCTACATCCCCGCGGGCGGCGACATTCCCGACCGGGCGCTGAACCCCAAGTTCGATCACAAGATGGACTTCTATGAACAGCTGACCGAAATCGTGGCGCGTCAGGACAAGTCGCGCCCGCTGGTGATGGCGGGCGACTTCAACATCGCGCCCGGCGAAGGCGATGTGTTCAACCACCGTTACATGTCCAAGATCGTCAGCCATACGCCGATCGAGGTCGAGACCCTGAACCGGCTTCAGGCCACGGGCGGTTTCGCCGACGTGCTGCGCGACCGCTTCCCGGAACCGCAGAAACTGGCCAGCTGGTGGAGCTATCGCGCCGCCGACTTCCGCAAGTCCAACCGGGGCCTGCGTCTGGATCACATCTGGACCTCGCCCGGCCTGACCCCCGCCGTGGTCAAGGACACCGCCCGCATTCATGACGATGTGCGCGAATGGGAGCGCCCCAGCGACCATGCCCCCGTCACGGTCGATCTGGACGTCTGA
- a CDS encoding PLP-dependent aminotransferase family protein, with amino-acid sequence MTPRTIRSSTLSRHLGEWRRPGAGAAYRQLAGAVRLLILDGRLPLNARLPGERELAQMLGLSRTTVSAAYGGLRDDGFLTGGQGAAARISLPPGGGKAPPRPPAPTEMEGPGRIDLTAAVLPADPNVHAAYARALQRLPASLPGHGYEETAGLEELREAVAAGYRRRGLPTSPGQILITHGAHNGLVHLLRLTVRTGDAVVFDHPTYPQAIDAILAAGARAAPVALPDEDGDEGWDVEGLASACRSQAASMAYLVLDHNNPTGRMMKAADRLRLLAALKGSETLLVLDETLVDLTLSGPPALTASAVDAPRIVRLGSMSKSVWGGLRIGWIRADRAVIQRLAQSRASFDLGVPILEQLAAVELLNDGGAALAARRPLLRARRDHMRARLAERLPDWVCPRPAGGLSLWARLPGPISSALAQQALEEGLRLAPGPRFGVDGAFERRLRLPYTLPEAELDEAVERLARAADRVGRSSKRTAPQSVRRTVPVY; translated from the coding sequence ATGACGCCGCGCACCATCCGGTCCTCCACACTGAGCCGCCATCTAGGCGAATGGCGCAGGCCGGGTGCGGGGGCCGCCTATCGCCAGCTTGCCGGGGCGGTGCGCCTGCTGATCCTTGACGGACGTCTGCCGCTGAATGCCCGCCTGCCGGGTGAGCGGGAGCTGGCCCAGATGCTTGGGCTGAGTCGGACCACCGTGTCGGCCGCCTATGGCGGATTGCGCGACGACGGATTTCTGACCGGGGGGCAGGGGGCCGCCGCCCGCATCAGCCTGCCGCCGGGCGGGGGCAAGGCGCCGCCGCGTCCGCCCGCGCCGACCGAGATGGAAGGGCCGGGCCGGATCGATCTGACCGCCGCCGTCCTGCCGGCCGATCCCAATGTCCACGCCGCCTATGCGCGGGCGCTGCAGCGTCTGCCCGCCAGTCTGCCGGGCCACGGGTACGAGGAGACGGCGGGGTTGGAGGAACTGCGCGAGGCGGTGGCGGCGGGTTATCGACGGCGCGGACTGCCGACATCGCCCGGACAGATTCTGATCACCCATGGCGCCCACAACGGTCTGGTGCACCTGCTGCGGCTGACCGTTCGGACGGGCGACGCGGTGGTGTTCGACCACCCCACCTATCCGCAGGCCATAGACGCCATTCTGGCGGCAGGCGCGCGGGCGGCGCCGGTCGCCCTGCCGGATGAAGACGGCGACGAGGGCTGGGATGTCGAGGGTCTGGCCAGCGCCTGCCGCAGCCAAGCCGCGTCCATGGCCTATCTGGTGCTGGACCACAATAATCCGACCGGACGGATGATGAAGGCGGCCGACCGCCTGCGTCTGCTGGCGGCGCTGAAGGGATCAGAGACCCTGCTGGTGCTGGACGAGACCCTGGTGGATCTGACGCTCAGCGGCCCGCCCGCCCTGACGGCGTCCGCGGTGGATGCGCCGCGCATCGTGAGGCTGGGCTCCATGTCCAAGAGCGTCTGGGGCGGATTGCGGATCGGCTGGATCAGGGCGGACCGGGCGGTGATCCAGCGCCTGGCCCAGAGCCGGGCCAGTTTCGATCTGGGGGTGCCGATCCTGGAGCAACTGGCGGCGGTCGAACTGCTGAACGACGGCGGGGCGGCTCTGGCGGCGCGGCGGCCCCTGTTGCGGGCCAGACGCGATCATATGCGTGCGCGATTGGCCGAACGCCTGCCCGACTGGGTCTGTCCGCGTCCGGCAGGCGGTCTGTCCCTATGGGCGCGCCTCCCCGGACCGATCAGTTCGGCCTTGGCGCAGCAGGCGTTGGAGGAAGGGCTGAGGCTGGCCCCCGGCCCCCGCTTCGGCGTCGATGGGGCGTTCGAGCGCCGCCTGCGTCTGCCCTATACTTTGCCGGAAGCCGAACTGGACGAGGCGGTCGAACGTCTGGCCCGCGCGGCGGACAGGGTGGGGCGTTCGAGCAAGAGGACGGCGCCCCAGTCCGTGCGCCGCACCGTCCCCGTCTACTGA
- a CDS encoding response regulator transcription factor produces MPTPKTILIIDDDDDLREALAEQLNLHEEFRTQQAATATDGVRMGREIRADLILLDVDLPDMDGREACRLLRKDGVSTPVIMLTAQSADADAILGLDAGANDYVTKPFRFAVLLARIRAHLRSHEQSEDAVFTIGPYEFRPAAKVLMDAKGKKVRLTEKETNILKYLYRAGAKPVSREELLTEVWGYNAGVTTHTLETHIYRLRQKIEPEPGHARLLLTDAGGYRLQP; encoded by the coding sequence ATGCCTACGCCCAAGACCATCCTGATCATCGACGACGACGACGACCTGCGCGAGGCCTTGGCCGAGCAGCTGAACCTGCACGAGGAGTTTCGCACTCAGCAGGCCGCGACCGCCACGGACGGGGTAAGGATGGGCCGCGAGATCCGCGCCGATCTGATTCTGCTGGACGTCGACCTGCCGGACATGGACGGACGCGAGGCCTGCCGTCTGCTGCGCAAGGACGGGGTATCGACGCCCGTCATCATGTTGACGGCGCAGTCGGCGGACGCCGACGCCATCCTGGGGCTGGACGCCGGGGCGAACGACTATGTCACCAAGCCCTTCCGGTTCGCCGTTCTTCTAGCCCGCATCCGCGCTCATCTGCGCAGTCACGAACAGTCCGAGGACGCGGTCTTCACCATCGGGCCCTACGAGTTTCGGCCCGCGGCCAAGGTGCTGATGGACGCCAAGGGCAAGAAGGTGCGGTTGACCGAGAAGGAAACCAATATCCTGAAATACCTCTATCGCGCCGGGGCCAAGCCCGTGTCGCGCGAAGAGCTGCTGACCGAGGTCTGGGGCTATAATGCGGGGGTCACAACCCACACGCTGGAAACCCACATCTACCGTCTGCGTCAGAAGATCGAACCGGAACCGGGTCATGCCCGTCTGTTGCTGACCGACGCGGGCGGATACCGGCTGCAGCCGTAG
- a CDS encoding YggS family pyridoxal phosphate-dependent enzyme: MTPSSPASVPPSIAERVAQVRARIAAACRAVGRDPAAVTLTAVSKTQGPEAIDAILATGQHVFGENRVQEAQGRWAGRIADLPGLELRLIGPLQTNKAEDAVALFDVIETLDREKLARALADAAHRRGRSPRILIQVNTGGELQKAGVSPDAADALIAAARETYGLTVEGLMCIPPADQDAEPHFEILRALAERNGLSVLSMGMSGDYEAAIRCGATHVRVGTALFGERNRP, encoded by the coding sequence ATGACCCCTTCTTCTCCCGCTTCCGTCCCGCCGTCCATCGCCGAACGTGTGGCGCAGGTTCGGGCGCGGATCGCAGCCGCCTGCCGGGCCGTGGGGCGTGATCCCGCCGCCGTCACCCTGACCGCCGTGTCCAAGACACAGGGTCCTGAAGCCATCGACGCCATACTGGCGACCGGTCAGCACGTCTTCGGGGAAAACCGCGTGCAGGAGGCGCAAGGCCGCTGGGCCGGCCGGATCGCCGACCTGCCGGGTCTGGAACTGCGTCTGATCGGGCCGCTGCAGACCAACAAGGCCGAGGACGCCGTGGCCCTGTTCGACGTGATCGAAACCCTGGACCGCGAAAAGCTGGCCCGCGCGCTGGCGGATGCGGCGCACAGACGGGGCCGATCGCCGCGCATCCTGATCCAGGTCAATACCGGCGGAGAGCTACAGAAGGCGGGCGTGTCGCCCGACGCTGCCGACGCCCTGATCGCGGCGGCGCGCGAAACCTACGGACTGACGGTGGAGGGGCTGATGTGCATTCCCCCAGCGGATCAGGACGCGGAACCGCATTTCGAGATTCTGCGCGCCCTGGCCGAACGCAACGGCCTGTCGGTCCTGTCGATGGGGATGAGCGGCGATTACGAGGCGGCCATTCGCTGCGGCGCGACCCATGTGCGGGTTGGCACGGCGCTGTTCGGGGAACGAAATCGGCCCTAA
- a CDS encoding thiamine phosphate synthase, translating to MILPAGYSNDARTLWDVATALNRAAAAVSPAAVGLPPLLFFTDPARTLRPWETTARLPAGSAVVYRTFGAADAVETGLKVREAATKAGVRLLVGLDLDLAQAVSADGLHLPERAADRASAMRAARPDWLLTAAWHGGATATDGLDALVLSPVFPAGGTSSSKPALGVGSFRTKAARARLPVYALGGITQANAGRIVGACGLAGVDAIQSAFGDPPRIRT from the coding sequence ATGATCCTGCCGGCCGGTTACAGCAACGATGCGCGAACGCTCTGGGACGTCGCGACCGCTCTAAACCGCGCCGCCGCCGCTGTCAGCCCGGCCGCCGTCGGTCTGCCGCCCCTGCTGTTCTTCACCGATCCCGCCCGCACCCTCCGTCCTTGGGAGACGACGGCCCGGCTGCCCGCCGGTTCGGCGGTCGTGTATCGCACGTTCGGGGCGGCGGACGCTGTCGAGACGGGATTGAAGGTTCGCGAGGCGGCGACGAAGGCCGGGGTCCGGCTTCTGGTCGGGCTGGACCTCGATCTGGCCCAGGCTGTGTCGGCGGACGGGCTGCATCTGCCTGAACGGGCGGCGGATCGCGCCTCGGCGATGCGCGCCGCCCGGCCCGACTGGCTGCTGACCGCCGCCTGGCATGGCGGGGCGACGGCGACGGACGGTTTGGACGCCCTGGTGCTCTCGCCCGTCTTTCCCGCCGGCGGAACGTCGAGCTCGAAGCCGGCCTTGGGTGTCGGGTCGTTTCGCACAAAGGCGGCGCGGGCGCGCCTGCCGGTCTATGCGCTGGGAGGGATCACCCAAGCAAATGCCGGTCGGATCGTCGGCGCCTGCGGTCTGGCGGGCGTCGATGCGATCCAATCGGCGTTTGGCGACCCGCCGAGGATCAGAACTTGA
- a CDS encoding DUF3576 domain-containing protein translates to MSLNKALVRNVAVVLVSGVALGASLSACSSVPFVGGKKSAPKTNAQQGIGVNAYLWRASLDTLSFMPLLTADPWGGVINYDWYINPQTPNERFKATVFILDTRLRADALNVTVTKEVKGADGQWTAAPVAAQTEADLENAILTKARQLNLSNAG, encoded by the coding sequence ATGAGCCTCAACAAGGCCCTGGTTCGCAACGTCGCGGTCGTGCTGGTGTCTGGCGTGGCCCTGGGCGCGTCGCTTTCGGCCTGCTCGAGCGTTCCCTTCGTCGGTGGCAAGAAGTCCGCGCCCAAGACGAACGCCCAGCAAGGCATCGGCGTCAACGCCTACCTGTGGCGCGCCTCGCTTGACACCCTCAGCTTCATGCCGCTGCTGACCGCCGATCCGTGGGGCGGCGTCATCAACTACGACTGGTACATCAACCCCCAGACGCCGAACGAGCGCTTCAAGGCGACCGTCTTCATCCTGGACACCCGTCTGCGCGCCGACGCGCTGAACGTCACGGTGACCAAGGAAGTGAAGGGCGCGGACGGTCAGTGGACCGCCGCCCCGGTCGCCGCCCAGACCGAGGCCGATCTGGAAAACGCCATCCTGACCAAGGCGCGCCAGCTGAACCTCTCCAACGCAGGCTGA